In the Methanothrix sp. genome, one interval contains:
- a CDS encoding DUF2150 family protein has translation MRTGSIRREESMKEEFYTQKRWLNWMNKVKESQFRLPESEQDAAGAVFVYIMDDVILACLKVIARLEKGMLSQDEALATIRSIRDIVSAEHESLGEDADMMLASLRTSLAAVFESCNSYILGDYDRDRNLEDMISEAVRAEKDGRIEDALAVVGNIGARVIAGEKPPEIPDMDYCIVAELLDGIDAIAAAMVGDTSYKEEDGSPLEEEI, from the coding sequence ATGCGTACAGGTAGCATCCGGAGGGAGGAGAGCATGAAGGAGGAGTTCTACACACAGAAGCGCTGGCTGAACTGGATGAACAAGGTAAAGGAGAGCCAGTTCAGGCTCCCCGAGTCTGAGCAGGACGCTGCAGGGGCGGTCTTTGTATACATCATGGACGATGTGATCCTGGCATGTTTAAAGGTCATAGCCAGACTGGAGAAGGGCATGCTCAGCCAGGATGAGGCGCTTGCGACGATACGGAGCATAAGGGATATCGTCTCAGCGGAGCACGAGAGCCTGGGCGAGGATGCGGATATGATGCTCGCCTCGCTCAGAACATCGCTGGCCGCGGTCTTCGAATCGTGCAACAGCTACATCCTCGGGGATTACGACAGGGATCGGAATTTAGAGGATATGATCAGCGAGGCGGTGAGAGCAGAAAAGGATGGGCGGATAGAGGACGCCCTTGCCGTCGTGGGCAACATCGGCGCGAGGGTTATAGCCGGGGAGAAGCCGCCGGAGATCCCTGATATGGATTACTGCATTGTGGCAGAGCTTCTCGACGGGATAGATGCGATAGCAGCTGCAATGGTCGGGGACACAAGCTACAAGGAGGAGGACGGGAGCCCGCTCGAGGAGGAGATATGA
- the alaS gene encoding alanine--tRNA ligase codes for MFPEDEYQLEFFRAEGFVRRMCESCGGRFWTRDASRRTCGDPPCDPYSFIGTPVFKEMDLDSMREHYLGFFEAHGHTRVPRYPVVARWRDDIYLTIASIADFQPFVTSGQVPPPANPLTISQPCIRLDDLDSVGRSGRHLTTFEMMAHHVFNTKEHEIYWKDRTVELCDELLLGLGVDPESITYKESPWAGGGNAGPSLEVLVGGLELATLVFMNLRLDPRGEYVIKGERYSRMDNYIVDTGYGLERFVWASRGSPTIYDAVFPDVVKSLSEMAGVEHDLHDPEYAEIFARNARLAGMIDLGEASLRDLRKRIAESINTTPDRLESIMAPMERIYAIADHTRCLAYMLGDGIIPSNVKAGYLARLVIRRTLRMMRDLKLEIPLSEIVGMQISRLDYPDWRERMETISEILSLEEQRYSETLEKGSRMVSKIASHYSKKGGRIPLTELVSLYDTHGIPPEIAKETAGALGVDVELPDNFYSIVASTHSRAEQSEVETRSPPFEKTERIFYYRPFDQEFEATVLGIFEGCVVLDRTLFYPEGGGQPADHGVLERDGQVFNVTDVQMIDGVVLHRVEPEGLSQGDRVTGRIDMRRRMAHARHHTATHIINDSAKRVLGRHVWQAGAQKSEDRARLDISHYRRISEDELKAIELEANRRVMEMIPVITEFMPREEAERLFGFQLYQGGVPPGREIRVVRVGSDIEACAGTHVTNTGMIGPIKILRTERVQDGVERIEFAAGEAAVQRIQERDDILAEAASVLRVPVEQLPRTVARFFEEWKEQQKEIEHLKEEIARLRILTLSAEAVDVNGVRIVARDLEEADGETLLKAATMLSESDMVAILGGASGGAAKIVVSVGRSGVERGLNAADIVRAAAKYIGGGGGGKPDLAQGGGPNIGGLKAAIDAGLSAARRMLHG; via the coding sequence ATGTTTCCCGAGGACGAGTACCAACTGGAATTCTTCAGGGCAGAGGGTTTTGTTCGCAGGATGTGCGAGAGCTGCGGAGGCAGGTTCTGGACCAGGGATGCCTCTAGGAGGACATGCGGAGATCCGCCGTGCGATCCGTACTCATTCATAGGCACTCCTGTTTTCAAAGAGATGGATCTGGACTCGATGCGCGAGCACTACCTGGGGTTCTTCGAGGCGCACGGGCACACGAGGGTGCCGAGGTATCCTGTCGTCGCGAGATGGAGGGATGACATCTACCTCACCATAGCATCGATAGCCGACTTCCAGCCGTTCGTCACATCAGGCCAGGTCCCGCCGCCGGCCAATCCCCTCACGATCTCCCAGCCGTGCATCAGGCTGGACGATCTCGATTCCGTGGGACGGAGCGGGAGGCACCTCACCACATTTGAGATGATGGCGCATCACGTCTTCAACACAAAGGAGCACGAGATCTACTGGAAGGACAGGACTGTGGAGCTTTGCGACGAGCTCCTCCTCGGGCTGGGCGTGGATCCTGAGAGCATCACATACAAGGAATCTCCATGGGCCGGAGGCGGAAACGCGGGCCCGAGCCTTGAGGTACTCGTCGGGGGGCTGGAGCTGGCGACCCTGGTCTTCATGAACCTTAGGCTTGATCCCAGGGGAGAGTATGTCATAAAGGGCGAGCGCTACAGCCGCATGGACAACTACATCGTTGATACAGGATATGGACTCGAGAGGTTCGTCTGGGCCTCCAGGGGATCTCCAACAATATACGACGCTGTCTTCCCCGATGTGGTGAAATCCCTTTCAGAGATGGCAGGTGTGGAGCACGATCTTCATGATCCGGAGTACGCGGAGATATTCGCGAGAAATGCCAGGCTCGCAGGCATGATCGATCTCGGAGAGGCCTCGCTGAGGGATCTGAGAAAGAGGATCGCAGAGAGCATAAACACCACTCCTGACAGGCTCGAGAGCATAATGGCGCCGATGGAGAGGATCTATGCGATCGCGGATCACACCAGATGCCTGGCATACATGCTCGGCGATGGTATAATTCCATCTAACGTCAAGGCCGGCTACCTCGCGAGGCTCGTGATTCGAAGGACCCTGAGAATGATGAGGGATCTGAAGCTGGAGATCCCGCTGTCTGAGATCGTCGGGATGCAGATATCCAGGCTCGACTACCCGGACTGGAGAGAGCGGATGGAGACGATCTCAGAGATCCTGTCGCTGGAGGAGCAGAGGTATTCTGAGACCCTGGAGAAGGGGAGCCGGATGGTCTCGAAGATCGCATCGCATTACTCAAAGAAGGGCGGCCGGATACCCCTCACAGAGCTTGTATCTCTGTACGATACTCACGGTATTCCTCCTGAGATCGCGAAGGAGACCGCCGGTGCGCTCGGCGTGGATGTGGAGCTTCCGGATAACTTCTACTCCATAGTAGCATCGACACACAGCAGGGCGGAGCAGAGTGAGGTCGAGACGCGCTCGCCGCCGTTCGAGAAAACCGAGCGCATCTTCTATTACAGACCATTCGATCAGGAGTTCGAGGCAACTGTACTTGGCATATTCGAGGGCTGTGTTGTCCTCGACAGAACACTCTTCTACCCAGAGGGCGGAGGCCAGCCCGCTGATCATGGAGTCCTGGAGAGAGACGGTCAGGTGTTCAACGTCACCGATGTGCAGATGATCGATGGGGTTGTCCTGCATCGGGTGGAGCCCGAGGGGCTCTCCCAGGGCGACAGGGTCACCGGAAGGATCGATATGCGCAGGAGAATGGCGCATGCGAGGCACCACACAGCCACGCACATCATCAATGACTCGGCGAAGCGTGTTCTGGGAAGACACGTCTGGCAGGCTGGCGCTCAGAAGAGCGAGGACAGGGCAAGGCTGGACATATCCCACTACAGGAGGATCTCCGAGGATGAGCTGAAGGCGATAGAGCTCGAGGCGAACCGGCGCGTGATGGAGATGATTCCTGTGATCACTGAATTCATGCCGCGCGAGGAGGCTGAGAGGCTCTTCGGCTTCCAGCTCTACCAGGGAGGCGTGCCGCCGGGCAGGGAGATCCGCGTTGTGAGGGTTGGATCTGACATAGAGGCCTGCGCCGGCACACATGTCACGAACACCGGAATGATCGGCCCGATCAAGATACTAAGGACAGAGAGGGTCCAGGATGGCGTGGAGCGGATAGAGTTCGCAGCGGGAGAGGCAGCCGTCCAGAGAATCCAGGAGAGGGACGATATACTCGCGGAGGCAGCATCGGTTCTGAGGGTGCCGGTGGAGCAGCTTCCCAGGACAGTGGCCAGGTTCTTCGAGGAGTGGAAGGAGCAGCAGAAGGAGATAGAGCATCTGAAAGAGGAGATCGCAAGACTCCGGATACTCACGCTCTCAGCAGAGGCTGTGGATGTGAATGGTGTGAGGATCGTCGCCAGGGATCTTGAAGAGGCAGACGGCGAGACCCTGCTCAAGGCCGCGACGATGCTCTCAGAGAGCGATATGGTCGCGATACTCGGCGGTGCCAGCGGCGGCGCGGCCAAGATCGTCGTGTCTGTGGGAAGGTCCGGGGTCGAGAGGGGGCTGAACGCTGCTGATATCGTGAGGGCTGCTGCAAAATACATCGGCGGAGGAGGCGGCGGAAAGCCTGATCTTGCGCAGGGGGGAGGACCGAACATCGGAGGGCTGAAGGCGGCAATCGATGCAGGGCTGAGCGCTGCCCGGAGGATGCTCCACGGCTAG
- the csx2 gene encoding TIGR02221 family CRISPR-associated protein, with amino-acid sequence MLLTALGLGPKETKYALENRTWKSSLSPVALYNLLPEDGRFESVLALCTEEVLEKTFPILEQELPVRCEPVCVPHGVSSGDLQATVHNILEKIPPKTKLTLDVTHGFRHYPFLFFVACLYLMALKDVEIHKVWYGRLDAKNPDGAAPFIDLSMLLDMVEWFRVVQSFRDMSNPKALADMLLAYGMDEIKPARNISPDAKKKYNAVSSAAKDFAELFGMGLPLELGMASADLQRRIEELRRVGDISSIKIPLANELLLEIEKAAERFRLPESKEKKDLVLDLEEIHRQAKLIDTYFEAGYYNNAIGLIRELIISRLMLADDEKSWLDISQRRDTERRIGSLMDYSKKNSAALTDDRKMLAGIWSFIVDARNKLHHHGMTEGGVKQIKIPEWWDKFKQRLDDNSFWDCGFGGGSGRLLISALGLHPGFLYTALRQVNPEVCLVVASNETVGGLEELTRTAGYSGDLEIEVMNAYSFNGIKNIVDKFEGRIIGFDEVVCNLTGGTAAMQYAVIQFARRAERLGRNVRWIAVIDNRLPDEQKLDPYFEGEVVFLEDAGI; translated from the coding sequence ATGCTTTTGACTGCACTGGGGCTTGGCCCGAAGGAGACGAAATACGCTCTGGAGAACAGAACCTGGAAATCCTCTCTGTCTCCGGTGGCTCTGTACAATCTGCTTCCGGAAGACGGGCGGTTTGAGAGTGTGCTGGCCCTCTGCACGGAGGAGGTTCTTGAAAAGACATTTCCAATACTAGAGCAGGAGCTGCCTGTAAGGTGTGAGCCCGTGTGTGTGCCGCATGGCGTAAGCTCTGGTGATCTTCAGGCAACTGTGCATAACATACTGGAGAAGATACCACCTAAGACCAAGCTGACGCTCGATGTGACTCACGGGTTCAGGCATTATCCGTTCCTCTTCTTTGTTGCTTGTCTTTATTTGATGGCACTGAAGGACGTTGAGATCCATAAGGTCTGGTACGGACGGCTGGATGCAAAGAACCCTGATGGTGCAGCACCATTTATCGATCTGAGCATGCTCCTTGATATGGTTGAGTGGTTCCGTGTCGTTCAGTCATTCAGGGACATGAGCAACCCGAAGGCGCTGGCGGATATGCTGCTTGCATATGGAATGGATGAGATAAAGCCGGCCAGGAACATATCCCCTGATGCTAAAAAGAAGTACAACGCGGTCTCCAGCGCTGCAAAGGATTTCGCAGAGCTGTTCGGCATGGGTCTCCCGTTGGAGCTTGGCATGGCTTCAGCAGATCTGCAGAGGCGGATAGAAGAGCTGCGCAGGGTGGGAGATATTTCGTCGATAAAAATCCCCCTTGCGAATGAGTTGCTGCTGGAGATAGAAAAGGCAGCAGAGCGCTTCAGGCTGCCAGAAAGCAAGGAGAAGAAAGATCTCGTTCTAGATCTTGAGGAGATCCACAGGCAGGCGAAGCTGATAGATACATACTTCGAGGCGGGTTATTATAACAACGCTATCGGGCTGATCAGAGAGCTGATCATAAGTAGGCTGATGCTTGCAGATGATGAAAAGAGCTGGCTTGACATATCTCAGCGGAGGGATACCGAACGGCGTATTGGATCCCTTATGGATTACAGCAAAAAGAACAGCGCAGCTCTCACAGATGACAGGAAGATGCTTGCGGGCATCTGGAGTTTCATCGTCGATGCCAGAAACAAACTGCACCACCATGGAATGACAGAGGGTGGTGTCAAGCAAATCAAGATCCCAGAGTGGTGGGACAAGTTCAAGCAACGCCTTGATGACAATTCTTTCTGGGATTGCGGTTTCGGCGGAGGCTCTGGAAGGCTTCTGATCTCTGCACTGGGCCTTCACCCCGGATTTCTGTACACTGCTCTGAGACAGGTGAATCCAGAGGTATGCCTGGTGGTTGCATCAAATGAAACTGTGGGCGGATTGGAGGAGCTCACAAGAACAGCTGGTTACAGTGGCGACCTCGAGATTGAGGTTATGAATGCATATTCGTTCAACGGTATAAAAAATATCGTGGATAAATTTGAGGGGCGTATTATCGGATTCGATGAGGTTGTGTGCAATCTGACCGGTGGAACAGCAGCCATGCAGTATGCTGTCATCCAGTTTGCGAGGAGGGCAGAGCGCCTGGGAAGAAATGTCAGATGGATCGCAGTCATCGATAATCGTTTGCCAGATGAGCAGAA
- the map gene encoding type II methionyl aminopeptidase, with product MDDEVLKKYRAAGRILADVISKASARIDVGVSLLEVADYVESSIRQLGGEPAFPCNISRDREAAHYTPKPDDDAVFGEEMVKLDIGVHVDGYIADAAVTVDLSGHPDLVDASRAALDAALELVAPGVSTCELGRAIESAIEGYGFRPVSNLTGHGLSRFNAHTEPTVPNRSCKSGVELRPGDVIAIEPFATNGSGRISDSPVVEIFGFTSRRPVRDRRARALLAEIETRFNGLPFARRWLMGESVDYSLQRLIRAGAVHTYPVLWEIEGAMVSQAEHTVIVTESGCEVITR from the coding sequence ATGGATGATGAGGTGCTGAAAAAATACAGAGCTGCAGGCAGGATACTTGCAGATGTCATCAGCAAGGCCTCTGCGAGAATAGACGTCGGCGTGTCTCTTCTCGAGGTGGCAGATTACGTGGAGAGCAGCATCCGGCAGCTTGGCGGGGAGCCTGCATTCCCGTGCAACATATCACGGGATCGCGAGGCAGCTCATTACACACCAAAACCGGATGATGATGCGGTCTTCGGCGAGGAGATGGTAAAGCTCGACATAGGGGTGCATGTCGATGGCTACATCGCGGATGCAGCTGTTACTGTCGACCTGAGCGGCCACCCGGATCTTGTGGATGCCTCCAGGGCGGCGCTGGATGCGGCTCTCGAGCTGGTCGCACCTGGGGTGAGCACGTGTGAGCTCGGCAGGGCCATAGAGTCAGCGATAGAGGGCTACGGATTCAGGCCGGTCTCAAACCTGACAGGCCATGGTCTATCGAGATTCAACGCGCACACAGAGCCGACCGTTCCGAACAGGTCTTGCAAATCGGGCGTGGAGCTCAGGCCTGGTGATGTGATCGCGATAGAGCCTTTTGCGACGAACGGCTCGGGGAGGATATCAGATTCCCCAGTCGTCGAGATATTCGGCTTCACATCCCGCAGGCCCGTGAGGGACAGGCGGGCGAGGGCGCTGCTCGCTGAGATCGAGACGAGGTTCAACGGGCTGCCTTTCGCCCGCCGCTGGCTTATGGGGGAGAGCGTGGATTATTCTCTCCAGAGACTGATCCGTGCCGGTGCGGTTCACACATATCCTGTGCTCTGGGAGATCGAGGGCGCTATGGTCTCGCAGGCGGAGCACACTGTGATTGTGACAGAGAGCGGATGCGAGGTAATAACAAGGTAG
- a CDS encoding TIGR01458 family HAD-type hydrolase, whose amino-acid sequence MARISAFLMDLDGVLYVGRSPVPGARECLERMEELGHSFRFVSNSTRRCRESVAKRLSDMGYRIKPEHIFTPSVAAIERILRSGRRRCYLLSTGDVHRDFEDAGIVIAEEDVDFVVVGDAGSSFTFERLNAAFNHVLNGADIIALEMDRYWRDSEGLVLSAGPFVAALEYATGKRAELVGKPSPELFSMALRDMGVSASEAAMIGDDIITDVGGAQRIGMRGILVRTGKYRPEHVESSGVKPDCVLDSIADLVRWL is encoded by the coding sequence ATGGCCCGGATCTCTGCATTTCTCATGGACCTAGATGGTGTGCTGTATGTTGGAAGGAGCCCGGTTCCCGGTGCGAGGGAGTGCCTGGAGCGGATGGAGGAGCTTGGACACAGCTTCAGGTTCGTCTCGAACTCAACCCGCAGATGCAGGGAATCTGTTGCGAAGCGGCTCTCGGATATGGGATACAGAATAAAGCCTGAGCATATCTTCACGCCCTCTGTTGCAGCAATCGAGAGGATCCTTCGATCCGGGAGGAGAAGATGCTACCTTCTCTCAACAGGGGATGTACACAGGGACTTCGAGGATGCTGGCATAGTTATTGCAGAGGAAGATGTGGATTTCGTGGTTGTGGGGGATGCGGGCAGCAGCTTCACCTTTGAGCGCTTGAACGCAGCATTCAATCATGTTCTGAATGGCGCTGATATCATAGCTCTTGAGATGGACCGGTACTGGCGGGACTCTGAAGGGCTGGTCCTATCCGCGGGGCCGTTTGTTGCAGCGCTCGAGTATGCTACCGGAAAGAGAGCGGAGCTAGTGGGCAAGCCATCGCCTGAGCTCTTCAGCATGGCCCTCAGGGATATGGGTGTGAGCGCATCCGAGGCCGCCATGATCGGGGACGACATAATCACAGATGTAGGCGGAGCCCAGAGGATCGGCATGCGGGGCATTCTTGTCAGAACGGGGAAATACCGGCCTGAGCATGTGGAGAGCTCCGGCGTGAAGCCAGACTGTGTTCTGGACTCGATCGCGGATCTTGTGAGATGGCTCTGA
- the cgi121 gene encoding KEOPS complex subunit Cgi121, translated as MRLLFGRPIPGVVNAIKSLRSKGYLIQALDAAMVVSERHVFYAAEKAIAAFQEGRNVAKDLGIEILRYASGQRQIEKALSLGVTDATERVALLIVDDLEEDEVRRIAGTLIEPDDKGVGFDAERVRRFYDISDAEIEAAGEERIPDLVLERVALVDAYR; from the coding sequence ATGCGGCTACTCTTCGGCAGGCCGATTCCTGGCGTAGTGAATGCGATAAAGAGCCTCAGATCAAAAGGCTACCTGATACAGGCCCTGGATGCTGCAATGGTTGTGAGCGAGAGGCATGTGTTTTATGCAGCCGAGAAGGCCATAGCAGCGTTCCAGGAGGGCAGAAATGTGGCGAAGGACCTCGGCATTGAGATCCTGAGATACGCATCCGGCCAGAGGCAGATAGAGAAGGCGCTGTCTCTGGGTGTGACTGATGCGACGGAGCGTGTGGCCCTGCTCATCGTCGACGATCTAGAGGAGGACGAGGTCAGGAGGATCGCAGGCACGCTCATCGAGCCCGATGATAAAGGGGTTGGCTTTGATGCTGAGAGGGTGAGGAGATTTTACGATATATCAGATGCCGAGATTGAGGCTGCTGGAGAGGAGAGGATACCGGATCTGGTTCTGGAGAGAGTGGCGCTGGTCGATGCGTACAGGTAG
- a CDS encoding RNA repair domain-containing protein yields MEELFPFGRHPKRVLNEMKWRGLDLGDVEIEILHRGAPSDRIRARASEIALGRSFFTYMGTEIPYHRIEKIVYRGRTVFSRADIVKGQQSSDG; encoded by the coding sequence ATGGAGGAGCTATTCCCATTCGGCAGACATCCGAAGCGCGTCCTTAACGAGATGAAGTGGCGCGGCCTTGATCTCGGTGATGTGGAGATCGAGATACTCCACAGGGGCGCGCCGTCGGACAGGATCCGCGCAAGAGCAAGCGAGATAGCGCTCGGCAGGTCGTTCTTCACGTACATGGGCACCGAGATACCGTATCACAGGATAGAGAAGATAGTATACAGGGGAAGAACGGTCTTCTCGCGCGCGGATATTGTGAAGGGGCAGCAGTCGTCGGACGGCTGA